A DNA window from Ipomoea triloba cultivar NCNSP0323 chromosome 10, ASM357664v1 contains the following coding sequences:
- the LOC116031687 gene encoding agamous-like MADS-box protein AGL61, producing MVRTKVEIKRIEDKAKRHTTFTKRRQGLFKKASELCKRCNAEAAVITFSLAGNAFAFGHPSVNAVLARYDSYDANRGSVDDDDAEARKVPEDAVVVASNEGLNDEDDDMKVEEMSMEELEKLDSAMEEMKRKVIARVNEIISLTG from the coding sequence ATGGTGAGAACGAAGGTGGAAATCAAGAGAATTGAGGACAAGGCGAAGAGGCACACTACCTTCACCAAGCGCCGCCAAGGCCTGTTCAAAAAAGCCAGCGAGCTCTGCAAGCGGTGCAACGCGGAGGCCGCCGTGATAACTTTCTCGTTAGCCGGCAATGCGTTCGCCTTCGGACATCCTTCCGTGAATGCTGTATTGGCTCGCTACGATAGCTACGACGCCAATCGGGGTAGTGTTGATGACGATGATGCAGAGGCTCGGAAGGTTCCAGAAGATGCGGTGGTGGTGGCGAGTAATGAAGGTTtaaatgatgaagatgatgatatgAAGGTGGAAGAGATGAGCATGGAAGAACTGGAAAAGCTCGATTCAGCTATGGAAGAGATGAAAAGAAAAGTGATTGCTCGTGTAAATGAAATCATTAGTCTAACCGGTTGA
- the LOC116031686 gene encoding probable WRKY transcription factor 53, protein MDSAYNGEYKALLNELIQGMECAKQLRVHLNSAASSETQYFFLQRILSSYEKALLILKWRLVGQSHPVAPPLPGAPEPSISLDGSLDINNNSFKEQQDYNVSKKRKAMPTWTEQVRVGAENGLEGPTEDGYSWRKYGQKDILGAKYPRSYYRCTFRLMHNCWATKQVQRSDDDPTVFDITYKGAHTCNLAPTTSVPPLRSPEKQELKQIHHQNESFQAMQSNQMLMNLRASLRVNTDGLDTKETAFPFSFPPTFSGLTDENQHFQSSQVDDNAVALGTYSPSFVSPTTPESNYFSASQQHHTNAFKGVHISSANTSSTNSPIVGLDYSLHPATLDPNFPFDTLEFLT, encoded by the exons ATGGACAGCGCTTATAACGGAGAATACAAGGCTCTACTCAATGAGTTAATCCAAGGGATGGAATGTGCAAAGCAGCTAAGAGTTCATCTCAACTCTGCAGCTTCTTCTGAAACCCAATACTTTTTTCTGCAGAGGATACTCTCTTCTTATGAGAAAGCCCTGTTGATTCTCAAATGGAGGTTGGTAGGGCAATCCCACCCAGTGGCACCACCTCTGCCGGGTGCACCTGAACCTTCCATCTCTCTCGATGGGAGCCTCGACATTAACAACAACAGTTTTAAGGAGCAGCAGGACTACAATGTATCAAAAAAGAG AAAGGCGATGCCAACATGGACCGAACAAGTAAGAGTTGGCGCTGAGAATGGCCTCGAAGGCCCTACAGAAGATGGATATAGCTGGCGAAAATACGGGCAGAAAGACATTCTTGGAGCTAAATATCCCAG GAGCTACTACAGATGCACGTTTCGCCTAATGCACAACTGTTGGGCAACTAAGCAAGTGCAGAGATCTGATGATGATCCAACAGTATTTGACATCACATACAAGGGGGCACATACATGCAACTTAGCTCCCACCACCTCAGTTCCCCCGCTGAGATCGCCTGAAAAACAAGAACTCAAACAAATTCATCACCAGAACGAGAGTTTCCAGGCAATGCAATCAAACCAGATGCTAATGAACCTGAGAGCAAGCCTGAGAGTGAACACAGATGGATTGGACACAAAGGAAACCGCATTCCCCTTCTCCTTCCCTCCAACATTCTCGGGACTTACAGACGAGAATCAACACTTCCAGAGCTCACAGGTTGATGACAATGCAGTGGCATTGGGCACATACTCACCCTCCTTTGTTTCCCCCACCACTCCCGAATCGAACTACTTCTCTGCTTCACAGCAACACCACACAAATGCCTTCAAGGGAGTTCATATATCCTCAGCCAACACATCATCAACAAACTCTCCAATTGTGGGCTTGGACTACTCACTTCACCCTGCAACTTTAGACCCAAATTTCCCATTTGATACCTTGGAGTTTCTCACATGA
- the LOC116033316 gene encoding high mobility group B protein 13-like: PSLLLRALLKAMADIAAVEAIPAKKGKSRKALKNQKASSSEANIMAASVSEDAPDAAIPVGESAEKENCEGLCQKNSKKGASKAKKQTEELSSFEKEIQEMQEKLQQLKIEKEQTEELLKAKEEMLIQKEKEQEKLQTELKKLQKIKEFKPNLNFPITKGDKDQEKKGKKGNDPAKKRPATAYLLWCKDQWNEVKKENPKAEFKEISNMLAAKWKTISADEKKPYEEKYQSEKEVYLKIVGNEKREQEALRLWDEEEKQKTALDLLDQYIQFQQESESENKKKKKEKDPLKPKHPLSAFFLFSNERRAALLAENKNVKEVAKIAGEEWRNMTDEQKAPYEEGAMRNKEQYAKEMEIYRKNKEEEAANSKKEDDEMDKLRKHEAMQLLKKKEKAENLIKKTKEEQKKKQKEEKNTDPNKPKKPATSYLLFSKEERKKIAEEKPGTNNSTVTALISVKWKEMSEEDKQVWNNMAAEAMEAYKKELEEYNKAKEQNNNN, translated from the exons CCATCTCTCCTTCTCCGAGCTCTCTTAAAAGCCATGGCGGATATTGCTGCAGTTGAAGCGATTCCGGCGAAGAAAGGAAAATCCAGAAAAGCATTGAAGAATCAGAAGGCTTCATCGAGTGAGGCCAATATAATGGCCGCCTCAGTCTCCGAAGACGCACCCGATGCTGCAATTCCGGTGGGAGAATCCGCTGAAAAAGAGAACTGCGAGGGCCTTTGCCAGAAGAATTCGAAGAAAGGGGCGTCCAAGGCGAAAAAGCAAACAGAAGAGTTGTCTTCATTTGAGAAGGAAATCCAGGAAATGCAGGAAAAGCTTCAGCAGTTGAAGATTGAAAAGGAGCAGACTGAGGAGCTGTTGAAGGCCAAAGAGGAAATGTTAATACAGAAGGAGAAAGAACAAGAGAAGCTACAGACGGAACTCAAGAAATTGCAGAAAATCAAGGAGTTTAAACCTAATCTC AACTTTCCAATTACAAAGGGAGACAAAGATCAAgagaaaaaggggaagaaaggGAATGATCCTGCAAAGAAAAGGCCAGCCACAGCTTATCTTTTGTGGTGCAAAGACCAATGGAATGAG GTAAAGAAAGAGAACCCAAAAGCTGAGTTCAAGGAGATAAGTAATATGTTGGCGGCGAAATGGAAGACGATTAGCGCTGATGAAAAGAAGCCATACGAGGAGAAATACCAGTCTGAGAAGGAGGTATACTTGAAGATTGTTGGAAATGAGAAGCGCGAACAAGAAGCGCTGAGGCTATGGGATGAAGAGGAGAAGCAGAAGACTGCCCTGGATTTGCTTGATCAATATATTCAGTTCCAGCAagaatcagagagcgaaaacaagaagaaaaa gaaGGAGAAGGATCCACTGAAGCCGAAGCATCCATTGTCagcttttttcttgttttcaaaTGAGCGCCGTGCTGCTCTTCTGGCTGAAAACAAGAATGTTAAGGAG gTGGCAAAGATTGCAGGTGAAGAATGGAGGAACATGACAGATGAACAGAAAGCACCTTATGAAGAG GGGGCAATGAGGAACAAGGAGCAGTATGCTAAAGAAATGGAGATCTACcggaaaaacaaagaagaagaagctgcAAACAGCAAGAAGGAAGATGACGAAATGGATAAACTTAGGAAGCATGAAGCAATGCAATTGctgaaaaagaaggaaaaagctGAAAATCTCATAAAG AAAACTAAAGAAGAGCAGAAGAAAAAGCAAAAGGAAGAGAAAAACACTGATCCTAACAAGCCAAAGAAGCCTGCAACTTCATACCTCCTATTCAGCAAGGAGGAGAGGAAGAAGATAGCAGAAGAGAAGCCTGGAACCAACAACTCTACTGTTACTGCACTCATTTCAGTCAAGTGGAAG GAGATGAGTGAAGAAGATAAACAAGTGTGGAACAACATGGCTGCAGAAGCAATGGAGGCATACAAGAAGGAACTGGAGGAATACAACAAGGCAAAGGAGCAGAACAACAACAACtga
- the LOC116033317 gene encoding uncharacterized protein LOC116033317: protein MASTQCYKEVDQTTITTTTVTSHKVENDQHHSLTDKVKEMAGKVFHHDAHKQHGHQSASQGSTVTCERKEGFVEKMKTQVKTIGGKKKHREGNCNDSSDSSSDESDYEK, encoded by the coding sequence ATGGCGTCGACCCAGTGCTACAAAGAAGTGGATCAGACCACCATCACAACCACCACCGTTACCAGCCACAAGGTCGAAAACGATCAACACCATTCTTTAACCGACAAGGTGAAAGAAATGGCAGGGAAAGTGTTTCATCACGACGCTCACAAACAGCATGGCCATCAATCTGCGAGCCAGGGTTCAACTGTAACCTGTGAGAGGAAAGAGGGTTTCGTGGAGAAGATGAAAACCCAGGTGAAGACCATAGGCGGGAAGAAAAAGCACAGGGAAGGAAACTGCAATGATAGCAGTGACAGCAGCAGTGATGAGAGCGATTATGAGAAGTGA
- the LOC116031918 gene encoding KAT8 regulatory NSL complex subunit 3-like has product MFGAKITVCISGIRVPFPKFRPPGPRRTSSFLLSNHPLERRMPPRRASKRKRISEDELKNVEKQEEEEAPAAASNETTAFKSSSAKNIKENAPLVVFAHGAGAPSTSEWMIRWKNMLAKALNAIEVVTVDYPYISGGKRKAPPKAEKLVDFHSDVVKEAVAKYPNHPLILVGKSMGSRVSCMVASGQDIGASALVCLGYPLKGINGAVRDEILLQLRVPIMFVQGSKDGLCPLDKLEAVRKKMTCANELHVIEGGDHSFKIAKRHLQFSETTQEEAEDLAVQAVATFVANL; this is encoded by the exons ATGTTTGGCGCGAAAATCACTGTATGTATCAGTGGAATTAGGGTTCCATTTCCCAAATTCAGACCTCCCGGACCTCGAAGAACGTCATCTTTTCTACTGTCGAATCATCCATTAGAGAGGAGGATGCCCCCTAGGCGTGCTTCAAAGCGCAAGCGCATCAGTGAGGACGAGCTGAAAAATGTCGAAAagcaagaagaggaagaagcaCCTGCAGCAGCATCCAATGAAACGACTGCGTTTAAAAGCTCATCAGCGAAGAACATAAAAGAGAATGCACCTCTGGTGGTGTTCGCTCACGGCGCCGGTGCTCCTTCCACTTCTGAATGGATGATCAG ATGGAAAAACATGTTGGCCAAGGCATTGAATGCTATTGAGGTCGTAACTGTTGACTACCCAT ACATTTCTGGTGGAAAGCGGAAGGCTCCTCCCAAGGCTGAAAAATTGGTTGACTTTCATTCTGATGTTGTAAAAGAGGCAGTAGCTAAATACCCTAACCATCCACTGATATTAGTTGGGAAATCCATGGGGTCAAG GGTCAGCTGCATGGTAGCCAGTGGACAAGACATTGGTGCTTCTGCTCTAGTTTGCTTGGGATACCCACTAAAG GGAATAAATGGTGCTGTGAGAGATGAGATACTGCTACAACTTAGAGTTCCCATAATGTTTGTGCAG GGTAGCAAAGATGGACTTTGTCCATTAGATAAACTGGAAGCTGTTAGGAAGAAAATGACCTGTGCTAATGAGTTACATGTGATTGAGGGGGGCGATCATTCATTCAAGATTGCAAAGAGGCACCTGCAATTTTCTGAAACCACTCAAGAAGAAGCTGAAGATCTTGCTGTTCAAGCAGTTGCGACCTTTGTTGCTAATTTGTAA